A genomic segment from Bombus affinis isolate iyBomAffi1 chromosome 13, iyBomAffi1.2, whole genome shotgun sequence encodes:
- the LOC126923331 gene encoding 1-phosphatidylinositol 4,5-bisphosphate phosphodiesterase gamma-1 isoform X1: protein MNFVQTYNILNMNGIIPEMEQIISQLERGTVVTKFFSRKRPEKKTLMIRRETRQIVWSRSATFRPFDGSVEIREIKEIKVGKHSKDFEKWPEDAKRIENLRCFVVYYGSEFRLKTLSISALSEKECELWVKGLRRLVQDTIKAPYPLQVERWLRKEFYAMENSRETVTLKDIKAFLPRVNCKTATNKLRELFQEIDTRNRNELGFDDFVALYHKLIFDQSNLTDWSKLLNYSKTGQIVTVQEFQNFLITEQQDPLGNNEVEVSCFIRDYLQDPQRDVQEPHFTFSEFIDFLFSKQNSIWDSKYSRIYQDMTKPLAHYWIASSHNTYLMGDQISSESSCQAYVRALRAGCRCIELDCWDGPDGMPFIFHGHTLTTKIKFLDVIKTIKEHAFATSDYPVILSIEDNCTLPQQRKMAITMQDVFGDMLLVQPVDKNETSLPSPHALRRKIILKHKKLPDGVDETSFLIRNDESRQEMDLRNTVKNGILYLEDPVDREWNPHFFVLTQQKLFYTDTFSRTQETEHDDDEETVVRRPTDGVPNDELHFGEKWFHGKLARGREEAEELLRRYSHLGDGTFLVRQCVTFVGDYCLSFWRKGKVNHCRIKLKQEMGQTQYYLIDTNCFDSLYSLITHYRNHPLRSQEFLITLQEPVPQPNKHEEKEWWHAECTRTIAEEMLKRIPTDGAFLVRPSEKESNSYAISFRAEKKIKHCRIKLEGRLYTIGTVQFESLVELVNYYERHPLYKKIKLSHPVNQDVIRKMELDIDDGSVYGIPGYMDPTSFTSKVTVKAIYDYKARRDDELTLVKHAIITNVHRQSGGWWRGDYGGKKQHWFPASYVEEIKPQESQGDSADSMMFGSLQKGSLDIMGAVVELRVGGRSGLEWILRIQNPSMCSVFEVATSSKDTALEWMSSIKETAQNASVRENQHKEMERAWRIAKEMSNLIVYCRSVAFNLDRIKSKGFVFNEMSSFPETKAEKLMCQQENKFFIKYHQIQFSRVYPKGQRIDSSNYNPVPMWNTGCQMVALNYQTGDKSMQLNQAKFKENGSCGYILKPEFMFRDDFNPYDKNCLHGIESLKFSLKVIGARHLIRSGRGIASPFIEIEIIGADFDSGIKLTTRTIPDNGFNPTWNESCEFEVFNPNFAFIRFIVQDEDMFGDSNFIGQATYSVRCLRPGYRSIPLKNNYSEDLELASLLIHLRITSSATHSHSL, encoded by the exons CAAACctataatattttaaacatgAATGGTATAATACCTGAAATGGAACAAATCATTAGTCAACTTGAAAGGGGAACTGTAGTAACAAAATTTTTTTCAAGAAAAAGaccagaaaagaaaactcttatGATAAGAAGAGAAACTAGACAAATTGTATGGTCACGGAGTGCAACATTTAGACCATTTGATGGTTCAG TCGAAATAAGAGAAATCAAAGAAATTAAAGTAGGGAAGCATTCTAAAGATTTTGAGAAGTGGCCAGAAGATGCAAAAAGGATAGAAAATCTTAGATGTTTTGTTGTATATTATGGTTCTGAATTTCGCCTTAAAACTCTTTCAATTTCtg CTCTTAGTGAAAAAGAATGTGAACTTTGGGTAAAAGGATTACGTCGGTTGGTTCAAGATACTATAAAAGCTCCTTATCCTTTACAAGTTGAAAGATGGCTAAGAAAAGAATTTTATGCAATGGAAAATTCAAGGGAAac agTTACTTTAAAAGATATAAAAGCATTTTTACCTAGAGTTAATTGTAAAACAGCAACGAATAAACTTAGGGAACTTTTTCAAGAAATAGATACAAGAAACAGAAATGAACTTGGCTTTGATGATTTTGTTGCACTTTATCATAAACTCATCTTTGATCAAAGT AATCTTACAGATTGGAGTAAATTACTTAATTATTCTAAAACGGGACAAATTGTTACAGTACAAGAGTtccaaaattttttaataactgaACAACAAGATCCTTTAGGAAATAATGAGGTTGAAGTATCATGTTTCATTAGAGATTATTTACAAGATCCTCAAAGGGATGTACAGGAACCGCACTTTACGTTCTCGGAGTTTATCGATTTCCTGTTTTCGAAACAAAATTCCATATGGGATTCAAAATATTCGCGAATTTATCAAGATATGACTAAACCTCTTGCACATTATTGGATAGCATCATCACATAATAC ATACTTAATGGGAGATCAAATTAGCAGTGAAAGTAGTTGTCAAGCTTATGTTCGTGCATTAAGAGCTGGATGTAGATGTATAGAACTTGATTGTTGGGACGGGCCAGATGGAATGCCCTTTATTTTTCATGGCCACACACTCACTACAAAGATTAAATTTTTAGATGTTATTAAAACCATCAAAGAGCACGCTTTTGCTACCTCTGA TTATCCTGTCATTTTATCCATTGAGGATAATTGTACTTTACCACAGCAACGTAAAATGGCAATTACAATGCAAGATGTATTTGGCGATATGTTATTAGTTCAACCTGTAGATAAAAATGAAACTTCTTTACCATCACCGCATGCACTgagaagaaaaattatattgaaaCATAAAAAACTACCTGATGGCGTAGATGAAACATCATTTCTAATTCGAAATGATGAAAGTAGGCAAGAAATGGATCTTCGAAATACAGTTAAAAATGGCATTCTTTATCTTGAAGATCCCGTTGACAGAGAATGGAATCCACATTTTTTTGTATTAACACAACAGAAACTATTCTACACAGATACATTTTCTAGAACCCAAGAAACTGAACACGATGATGATGAAGAAACTGTAGTTCGACGACCGACTGAT GGAGTACCGAACGATGAATTACATTTTGGAGAAAAATGGTTTCACGGTAAATTAGCAAGAGGAagagaagaagcagaagaatTACTACGACGTTATTCGCACCTCGGTGATGGCACATTTTTAGTTAGACAGTGTGTTACATTTGTGGGCGATTACTGCCTTTCATTTTGGCGCAAAGGAAAAGTAAATCATTGCCGTATTAAACTGAAACAAGAAATGGGTCAAACACAATATTATCTGATTGATACAAATTGCTTTGATAGTTTATATAGTTTAATTACACATTATCGCAATCATCCATTAAGAAGTCAA GAATTTTTAATCACGCTTCAAGAACCTGTTCCACAACCAAACAaacacgaagaaaaagaatggtGGCATGCTGAATGTACTCGAACTATAGCCGAAGAAATGTTAAAACGAATTCCTACAGATGGTGCATTTTTAGTGAGACCAAGTGAAAAAGAAAGCAATTCTTATGCTATATCTTTTAG AgcagagaaaaaaattaagcatTGCAGGATTAAACTAGAAggacgtttatatactattggcACTGTACAATTTGAAAGTTTGGTTGAATTAGTTAATTATTATGAAAGGCACCcgttatataaaaaaattaaattaagccATCCTGTAAATCAAGATGTTATTAGAAAGATGGAATTG GATATAGATGATGGATCTGTTTATGGCATTCCTGGTTATATGGACCCTACTAGTTTTACGTCAAAA GTGACTGTAAAAGctatatatgattataaagcaagGAGGGATGATGAATTAACATTAGTAAAACACGCTATAATAACAAATGTACATCGACAAAGTGGTGGTTGGTGGCGAGGAGACTACGGCGGTAAAAAGCAACATTGGTTTCCCGCTAGTTACGTGGAAGAAATAAAACCGCAAGAAAGCCAAGGAGAT TCAGCAGATTCTATGATGTTTGGTAGCCTACAAAAAGGCTCATTAGACATTATGGGTGCTGTAGTTGAATTAAGAGTAGGGGGTCGATCTGGATTAGAATGGATACTAAGAATACAAAATCCAAGTATGTGTTCAGTATTTGAAGTAGCAACTTCATCAAAAGATACAGCACTAGAATGGATGTCCAGTATTAAAGAAACTGCTCAAAATGCCAGTGTTAGA gaaaatCAACACAAAGAAATGGAACGTGCATGGAGAATAGCTAAAGAAATGTCTAATCTAATAGTTTATTGTAGATCCGTTGCATTTAATTTAGACAGAATAAAATCAAAAGGTTTTGTATTTAATGAAATGAGTAGCTTCCCTGAGACAAAAGCTGAGAAACTTATGTGTCAGCAAGAAAACaagttttttataaaatatcatcag ATTCAATTTAGCAGAGTATATCCAAAAGGACAACGTATCGATTCATCAAATTATAATCCTGTGCCAATGTGGAATACTGGTTGTCAGATGGTAGCACTGAATTATCAAACTGGCGATAAATCAATGCAGCTTAATCaagcaaaatttaaagaaaacggCAGTTGTGGTTATATTTTAAAACCGGAATTCATGTTTAGAGATGATTTTAATCCGTATGATAAAAACTGTTTACATGGAATAGAATCACTTAAGTTTTCTTTAAAAGTTATTGGTGCAAGACATTTAATTAGATCAGGAAGAGGTATAGCTAGCCCTttcattgaaattgaaattatagGAGCTGATTTTGATTCTGGTATAAAATTAACAACAAGAACAATAC cTGATAATGGATTTAACCCCACGTGGAATGAATCATGCGAGTTCGAAGTTTTTAATCCAAACTTTGCCTTCATACGATTCATTGTGCAGGATGAAGATATGTTCGGTGATAGTAATTTTATTGGACAAGCCACTTAttct GTCCGATGTTTACGACCAGGATATAGAAGCATCCcactaaaaaataattatagtgAAGATCTTGAACTCGCATCATTATTGATACATCTTCGAATTACATCTTCAGCC ACACATTCACATAGTTTGTGA
- the LOC126923331 gene encoding 1-phosphatidylinositol 4,5-bisphosphate phosphodiesterase gamma-1 isoform X2 has protein sequence MFMVEIREIKEIKVGKHSKDFEKWPEDAKRIENLRCFVVYYGSEFRLKTLSISALSEKECELWVKGLRRLVQDTIKAPYPLQVERWLRKEFYAMENSRETVTLKDIKAFLPRVNCKTATNKLRELFQEIDTRNRNELGFDDFVALYHKLIFDQSNLTDWSKLLNYSKTGQIVTVQEFQNFLITEQQDPLGNNEVEVSCFIRDYLQDPQRDVQEPHFTFSEFIDFLFSKQNSIWDSKYSRIYQDMTKPLAHYWIASSHNTYLMGDQISSESSCQAYVRALRAGCRCIELDCWDGPDGMPFIFHGHTLTTKIKFLDVIKTIKEHAFATSDYPVILSIEDNCTLPQQRKMAITMQDVFGDMLLVQPVDKNETSLPSPHALRRKIILKHKKLPDGVDETSFLIRNDESRQEMDLRNTVKNGILYLEDPVDREWNPHFFVLTQQKLFYTDTFSRTQETEHDDDEETVVRRPTDGVPNDELHFGEKWFHGKLARGREEAEELLRRYSHLGDGTFLVRQCVTFVGDYCLSFWRKGKVNHCRIKLKQEMGQTQYYLIDTNCFDSLYSLITHYRNHPLRSQEFLITLQEPVPQPNKHEEKEWWHAECTRTIAEEMLKRIPTDGAFLVRPSEKESNSYAISFRAEKKIKHCRIKLEGRLYTIGTVQFESLVELVNYYERHPLYKKIKLSHPVNQDVIRKMELDIDDGSVYGIPGYMDPTSFTSKVTVKAIYDYKARRDDELTLVKHAIITNVHRQSGGWWRGDYGGKKQHWFPASYVEEIKPQESQGDSADSMMFGSLQKGSLDIMGAVVELRVGGRSGLEWILRIQNPSMCSVFEVATSSKDTALEWMSSIKETAQNASVRENQHKEMERAWRIAKEMSNLIVYCRSVAFNLDRIKSKGFVFNEMSSFPETKAEKLMCQQENKFFIKYHQIQFSRVYPKGQRIDSSNYNPVPMWNTGCQMVALNYQTGDKSMQLNQAKFKENGSCGYILKPEFMFRDDFNPYDKNCLHGIESLKFSLKVIGARHLIRSGRGIASPFIEIEIIGADFDSGIKLTTRTIPDNGFNPTWNESCEFEVFNPNFAFIRFIVQDEDMFGDSNFIGQATYSVRCLRPGYRSIPLKNNYSEDLELASLLIHLRITSSATHSHSL, from the exons ATGTTTATGG TCGAAATAAGAGAAATCAAAGAAATTAAAGTAGGGAAGCATTCTAAAGATTTTGAGAAGTGGCCAGAAGATGCAAAAAGGATAGAAAATCTTAGATGTTTTGTTGTATATTATGGTTCTGAATTTCGCCTTAAAACTCTTTCAATTTCtg CTCTTAGTGAAAAAGAATGTGAACTTTGGGTAAAAGGATTACGTCGGTTGGTTCAAGATACTATAAAAGCTCCTTATCCTTTACAAGTTGAAAGATGGCTAAGAAAAGAATTTTATGCAATGGAAAATTCAAGGGAAac agTTACTTTAAAAGATATAAAAGCATTTTTACCTAGAGTTAATTGTAAAACAGCAACGAATAAACTTAGGGAACTTTTTCAAGAAATAGATACAAGAAACAGAAATGAACTTGGCTTTGATGATTTTGTTGCACTTTATCATAAACTCATCTTTGATCAAAGT AATCTTACAGATTGGAGTAAATTACTTAATTATTCTAAAACGGGACAAATTGTTACAGTACAAGAGTtccaaaattttttaataactgaACAACAAGATCCTTTAGGAAATAATGAGGTTGAAGTATCATGTTTCATTAGAGATTATTTACAAGATCCTCAAAGGGATGTACAGGAACCGCACTTTACGTTCTCGGAGTTTATCGATTTCCTGTTTTCGAAACAAAATTCCATATGGGATTCAAAATATTCGCGAATTTATCAAGATATGACTAAACCTCTTGCACATTATTGGATAGCATCATCACATAATAC ATACTTAATGGGAGATCAAATTAGCAGTGAAAGTAGTTGTCAAGCTTATGTTCGTGCATTAAGAGCTGGATGTAGATGTATAGAACTTGATTGTTGGGACGGGCCAGATGGAATGCCCTTTATTTTTCATGGCCACACACTCACTACAAAGATTAAATTTTTAGATGTTATTAAAACCATCAAAGAGCACGCTTTTGCTACCTCTGA TTATCCTGTCATTTTATCCATTGAGGATAATTGTACTTTACCACAGCAACGTAAAATGGCAATTACAATGCAAGATGTATTTGGCGATATGTTATTAGTTCAACCTGTAGATAAAAATGAAACTTCTTTACCATCACCGCATGCACTgagaagaaaaattatattgaaaCATAAAAAACTACCTGATGGCGTAGATGAAACATCATTTCTAATTCGAAATGATGAAAGTAGGCAAGAAATGGATCTTCGAAATACAGTTAAAAATGGCATTCTTTATCTTGAAGATCCCGTTGACAGAGAATGGAATCCACATTTTTTTGTATTAACACAACAGAAACTATTCTACACAGATACATTTTCTAGAACCCAAGAAACTGAACACGATGATGATGAAGAAACTGTAGTTCGACGACCGACTGAT GGAGTACCGAACGATGAATTACATTTTGGAGAAAAATGGTTTCACGGTAAATTAGCAAGAGGAagagaagaagcagaagaatTACTACGACGTTATTCGCACCTCGGTGATGGCACATTTTTAGTTAGACAGTGTGTTACATTTGTGGGCGATTACTGCCTTTCATTTTGGCGCAAAGGAAAAGTAAATCATTGCCGTATTAAACTGAAACAAGAAATGGGTCAAACACAATATTATCTGATTGATACAAATTGCTTTGATAGTTTATATAGTTTAATTACACATTATCGCAATCATCCATTAAGAAGTCAA GAATTTTTAATCACGCTTCAAGAACCTGTTCCACAACCAAACAaacacgaagaaaaagaatggtGGCATGCTGAATGTACTCGAACTATAGCCGAAGAAATGTTAAAACGAATTCCTACAGATGGTGCATTTTTAGTGAGACCAAGTGAAAAAGAAAGCAATTCTTATGCTATATCTTTTAG AgcagagaaaaaaattaagcatTGCAGGATTAAACTAGAAggacgtttatatactattggcACTGTACAATTTGAAAGTTTGGTTGAATTAGTTAATTATTATGAAAGGCACCcgttatataaaaaaattaaattaagccATCCTGTAAATCAAGATGTTATTAGAAAGATGGAATTG GATATAGATGATGGATCTGTTTATGGCATTCCTGGTTATATGGACCCTACTAGTTTTACGTCAAAA GTGACTGTAAAAGctatatatgattataaagcaagGAGGGATGATGAATTAACATTAGTAAAACACGCTATAATAACAAATGTACATCGACAAAGTGGTGGTTGGTGGCGAGGAGACTACGGCGGTAAAAAGCAACATTGGTTTCCCGCTAGTTACGTGGAAGAAATAAAACCGCAAGAAAGCCAAGGAGAT TCAGCAGATTCTATGATGTTTGGTAGCCTACAAAAAGGCTCATTAGACATTATGGGTGCTGTAGTTGAATTAAGAGTAGGGGGTCGATCTGGATTAGAATGGATACTAAGAATACAAAATCCAAGTATGTGTTCAGTATTTGAAGTAGCAACTTCATCAAAAGATACAGCACTAGAATGGATGTCCAGTATTAAAGAAACTGCTCAAAATGCCAGTGTTAGA gaaaatCAACACAAAGAAATGGAACGTGCATGGAGAATAGCTAAAGAAATGTCTAATCTAATAGTTTATTGTAGATCCGTTGCATTTAATTTAGACAGAATAAAATCAAAAGGTTTTGTATTTAATGAAATGAGTAGCTTCCCTGAGACAAAAGCTGAGAAACTTATGTGTCAGCAAGAAAACaagttttttataaaatatcatcag ATTCAATTTAGCAGAGTATATCCAAAAGGACAACGTATCGATTCATCAAATTATAATCCTGTGCCAATGTGGAATACTGGTTGTCAGATGGTAGCACTGAATTATCAAACTGGCGATAAATCAATGCAGCTTAATCaagcaaaatttaaagaaaacggCAGTTGTGGTTATATTTTAAAACCGGAATTCATGTTTAGAGATGATTTTAATCCGTATGATAAAAACTGTTTACATGGAATAGAATCACTTAAGTTTTCTTTAAAAGTTATTGGTGCAAGACATTTAATTAGATCAGGAAGAGGTATAGCTAGCCCTttcattgaaattgaaattatagGAGCTGATTTTGATTCTGGTATAAAATTAACAACAAGAACAATAC cTGATAATGGATTTAACCCCACGTGGAATGAATCATGCGAGTTCGAAGTTTTTAATCCAAACTTTGCCTTCATACGATTCATTGTGCAGGATGAAGATATGTTCGGTGATAGTAATTTTATTGGACAAGCCACTTAttct GTCCGATGTTTACGACCAGGATATAGAAGCATCCcactaaaaaataattatagtgAAGATCTTGAACTCGCATCATTATTGATACATCTTCGAATTACATCTTCAGCC ACACATTCACATAGTTTGTGA